One Herbaspirillum rubrisubalbicans genomic window carries:
- the ubiB gene encoding ubiquinone biosynthesis regulatory protein kinase UbiB, translated as MLLRSMRLFKIIRVAILYGLDEIIAAEFAPPRIARIINRVFFWRDLSAPRGERLRRALEDLGPIFIKFGQVLSTRRDLMPPDIANELTLLQDRVPPFSSELAIKQIEKSLGAHPDQLFASFERTPVASASIAQVHFATLKDGKQVAVKVLRPGMRDIIDHDIGLMHVAADWLERLWADGRRLKAKEVVGEFDKYLHDELDLMREAANASQLRRNFAESTLLMVPEMYWDYCSPSVIVMERMYGIPISQTERLRAEGVDLSKLSRDGVEIFFTQVFRDGFFHADMHPGNILVSVAPESFGRYIALDFGIVGTLNDFDKDYLSQNFLAFFRRDYKRVAEAHIESGWAPKDTRVDELEAAVRACCEPIFDRPLKDISFGQVLLRLFQTSRRFNVEVQPQLVLLQKTLLNVEGLGRQLDPDLDLWKTAKPYLERWMSEQIGWRGFIEQLKVEVPRYSRLLPELPRLAHQALTRYTEGEGQPQNTELIRKLLAEQRRTNMLLGVIVYFGGGLIGGIIVVQLLMHLLRFY; from the coding sequence ATGCTGCTGCGTTCCATGCGTCTATTCAAGATCATCCGTGTGGCCATTCTCTATGGCCTGGATGAAATCATCGCCGCCGAATTCGCGCCGCCGCGCATCGCCCGCATCATCAATCGCGTCTTCTTCTGGCGCGACCTGTCGGCGCCACGCGGTGAGCGTTTGCGGCGTGCGCTGGAAGACCTCGGTCCCATCTTCATCAAGTTCGGCCAGGTGCTCTCGACCCGGCGCGACCTGATGCCGCCTGACATCGCCAACGAACTCACCTTGCTGCAGGATCGCGTGCCGCCCTTCAGTTCGGAACTGGCGATCAAACAGATCGAGAAATCGCTGGGTGCGCACCCGGATCAGCTCTTCGCCAGCTTCGAACGCACGCCAGTGGCTTCGGCCTCGATTGCCCAGGTCCACTTCGCCACGCTCAAGGATGGCAAGCAGGTCGCCGTCAAGGTGCTGCGCCCCGGAATGCGCGACATCATCGATCACGATATCGGCCTGATGCACGTGGCCGCCGATTGGTTGGAGCGCCTGTGGGCAGATGGCCGCCGCCTGAAGGCCAAGGAAGTGGTGGGCGAGTTCGACAAGTACCTGCACGATGAGCTGGACTTGATGCGTGAAGCCGCCAACGCCAGCCAGCTGCGGCGCAACTTTGCCGAGTCGACGCTGTTGATGGTGCCGGAGATGTATTGGGATTATTGTTCACCTTCGGTGATCGTGATGGAGCGGATGTACGGCATCCCCATCTCGCAGACCGAGCGCCTGCGCGCCGAAGGAGTCGATCTGTCCAAGCTGTCGCGCGATGGGGTGGAAATTTTCTTCACCCAGGTATTTCGCGACGGCTTCTTCCATGCCGATATGCACCCCGGCAATATCCTGGTGTCGGTGGCGCCGGAGAGCTTTGGCCGCTACATCGCGCTGGACTTCGGCATTGTCGGCACCCTCAACGACTTCGACAAGGATTACCTGTCGCAGAATTTCCTGGCCTTCTTCCGCCGCGACTACAAGCGCGTGGCCGAGGCCCACATCGAATCCGGCTGGGCGCCCAAGGATACCCGCGTCGATGAACTGGAAGCGGCGGTGCGGGCCTGCTGCGAACCGATCTTTGACCGTCCGTTGAAGGATATTTCCTTCGGCCAGGTGCTGCTGCGCCTGTTCCAGACTTCGCGTCGCTTCAATGTCGAAGTGCAGCCGCAACTGGTGCTGTTGCAAAAGACCCTGCTCAACGTCGAAGGCCTGGGCCGCCAGCTCGATCCCGATCTGGATCTGTGGAAGACCGCTAAGCCCTATCTGGAGCGCTGGATGAGCGAACAGATCGGCTGGCGTGGTTTCATCGAGCAACTGAAGGTGGAAGTGCCGCGCTACAGCCGCCTGCTGCCGGAGCTGCCGCGCCTGGCGCACCAGGCGCTGACGCGCTATACCGAAGGCGAAGGCCAGCCGCAGAATACCGAACTGATCCGCAAGCTCCTGGCCGAGCAGCGCCGCACCAATATGCTCTTGGGCGTGATCGTCTATTTCGGTGGTGGGTTGATCGGCGGCATCATCGTGGTGCAGTTGTTGATGCACTTGCTGAGATTCTATTGA
- a CDS encoding ubiquinone biosynthesis accessory factor UbiJ, translated as MSVLPDPTTLALDPMKPAAAVINHLLAQEPWARSTLMAHAGKVACIDTGVMPLRLKVSGDGYLQEVPADAPANVTIRLKLSDLPLIAANRERAVSYVKLEGDADFANAISQLSQKLRWDAEDDLSRVVGDVAAIRIVAGARELFDAARNTGRKLSENLAEYFLEEQPMLIRPRQLQDFSADVVRLRDDLERLSKRIEKLERR; from the coding sequence ATGTCCGTGCTGCCTGATCCCACCACCCTTGCCCTCGATCCGATGAAACCTGCTGCTGCGGTCATCAACCATCTGCTGGCGCAGGAGCCATGGGCGCGCAGCACGCTCATGGCCCATGCCGGCAAGGTCGCCTGCATCGATACCGGTGTCATGCCACTGCGCCTGAAAGTCAGCGGTGACGGCTACCTGCAGGAGGTGCCAGCTGATGCGCCGGCCAACGTCACCATCCGTCTGAAGCTCTCCGATCTGCCGCTGATCGCTGCCAACCGCGAGCGCGCGGTGTCCTACGTCAAGCTGGAGGGCGATGCCGATTTCGCCAATGCCATTTCGCAATTGAGCCAGAAGCTGCGCTGGGATGCCGAGGATGACCTGTCCCGCGTGGTGGGCGACGTCGCTGCCATCCGCATCGTCGCCGGTGCGCGCGAGCTGTTCGATGCGGCCCGCAATACCGGCCGCAAGCTGAGCGAAAACCTGGCCGAGTATTTCCTGGAAGAACAACCGATGCTGATCCGCCCCCGCCAGTTGCAGGATTTTTCTGCCGACGTCGTGCGCCTGCGCGATGACCTGGAGCGCCTGTCCAAGCGCATCGAGAAACTGGAGCGTCGTTAA
- a CDS encoding Tim44 domain-containing protein: protein MKKILLALLLAMTSLSLIMSPAEAKRLGGGGSFGKQSSNYSRQAAPSAPSSPSYSQPAATPYRPSAPTATPQSAPMSRPASPWRNMLGGALLGFGLGALMSHFGIGGAMGGMLGSLLTILLLCVAVIFLVRLFARGRQAQSNNPAYATPMPGVSPIGSAAGATPEIGSGLRDINPPPAALPGAGYAASAQPAQIQHWGIPEGFDTAGFVRNAKTYFIRLQAAWDRADVNDIREFTTPEMFAELRMQLTERGAAPNATDVVQLDAELLGIETMAFDYLATVRFQGLIKEAPDVSAEPFAEIWNLSKPLNGSGGWVLAGIQQI from the coding sequence ATGAAAAAAATCCTGCTCGCACTGCTGCTGGCGATGACTTCGCTATCACTCATCATGTCTCCCGCCGAGGCCAAGCGCCTGGGCGGTGGTGGTTCCTTCGGCAAGCAATCGTCCAACTACTCGCGCCAGGCCGCACCGTCGGCGCCGTCCTCGCCCTCCTACAGCCAGCCTGCGGCCACGCCCTATCGCCCCTCGGCACCGACTGCCACGCCGCAAAGCGCTCCCATGTCACGCCCGGCCAGCCCCTGGCGCAACATGCTGGGTGGCGCATTGCTGGGCTTCGGCCTGGGGGCGCTGATGTCGCACTTCGGTATCGGTGGCGCCATGGGCGGCATGTTGGGTTCGCTGCTGACCATCCTGCTGCTGTGCGTGGCGGTGATCTTCCTGGTGCGCCTGTTCGCCCGCGGCCGACAAGCGCAGAGCAACAACCCGGCCTATGCCACCCCGATGCCGGGCGTGAGCCCCATCGGTAGCGCTGCCGGCGCCACGCCGGAAATCGGTTCCGGCCTGCGCGACATCAACCCGCCGCCCGCCGCGTTGCCAGGCGCCGGCTATGCAGCCAGCGCCCAGCCAGCGCAGATCCAGCACTGGGGCATCCCCGAGGGCTTCGATACGGCCGGCTTCGTGCGCAATGCCAAGACTTATTTCATCCGCCTGCAGGCGGCCTGGGACCGCGCCGACGTCAACGACATCCGTGAATTCACTACCCCCGAGATGTTCGCCGAGCTGCGGATGCAGTTGACCGAGCGCGGTGCCGCGCCCAATGCCACCGATGTGGTGCAGCTCGATGCTGAACTGCTGGGCATCGAGACCATGGCCTTCGATTACCTGGCGACCGTGCGCTTCCAGGGCCTCATCAAGGAAGCGCCGGATGTCTCGGCCGAACCCTTCGCCGAGATCTGGAACCTGTCCAAGCCGCTCAACGGCAGTGGCGGCTGGGTGCTGGCCGGTATCCAGCAGATCTAG
- the ubiE gene encoding bifunctional demethylmenaquinone methyltransferase/2-methoxy-6-polyprenyl-1,4-benzoquinol methylase UbiE: MTNTTHFGYETVKEEEKVRKVAEVFHSVAAKYDVMNDFMSAGLHRIWKAFTIAQAGVRPGFKVLDIAGGTGDLSKVFAKQAGPSGEVWLTDINESMLGVGRDRLLNKGIVTPTMLCDAEKLPFPDNYFDRVSVAFGLRNMTHKDAALAEMRRVLKPGGKLLVLEFSKVWEPLKKPYDVYSFSVLPWLGKKVANDADSYRYLAESIRMHPDQETLKQMMEQAGLERVQYFNLTAGVAALHTGIKM; the protein is encoded by the coding sequence ATGACCAACACCACCCATTTCGGTTACGAAACCGTCAAAGAAGAAGAGAAGGTCCGCAAGGTCGCGGAAGTGTTCCACTCCGTCGCCGCCAAGTACGACGTGATGAACGACTTCATGTCGGCGGGCCTGCATCGCATCTGGAAAGCCTTTACCATCGCCCAGGCCGGCGTGCGTCCGGGTTTCAAGGTACTCGATATCGCCGGCGGCACCGGTGACCTCTCCAAGGTCTTCGCCAAGCAGGCGGGCCCCAGCGGCGAAGTCTGGCTCACCGACATCAACGAATCCATGCTGGGCGTGGGCCGCGACCGCCTGCTCAACAAGGGCATCGTTACCCCCACCATGCTGTGCGATGCCGAGAAGCTGCCCTTCCCGGACAATTACTTCGACCGCGTGTCGGTGGCCTTCGGCCTGCGCAACATGACCCACAAGGATGCCGCGCTGGCCGAGATGCGCCGCGTGCTGAAGCCGGGCGGCAAGCTGCTGGTGCTGGAATTCTCCAAGGTCTGGGAGCCACTCAAGAAACCCTATGACGTCTATTCCTTCTCGGTCCTGCCGTGGCTGGGCAAGAAGGTCGCCAATGACGCCGACAGCTATCGCTACCTGGCTGAATCGATCCGTATGCACCCCGACCAGGAAACCCTGAAGCAGATGATGGAACAGGCCGGCCTGGAGCGCGTGCAGTATTTCAACCTGACCGCCGGTGTGGCTGCACTGCATACCGGCATTAAGATGTAA
- a CDS encoding gamma-butyrobetaine hydroxylase-like domain-containing protein gives MSAPSSPIPVSFKVRKLSRVVEVEFDDGVMFSLPFELMRVYSPSAEVRGHGPGQEVLQTGKREVEIHGIEPVGNYGVKPLFSDGHASGIFTWDYLYQLGRDQAAMWEAYLQKLEAAGFTRDSGRDHQVEAGAGHGCGHSH, from the coding sequence ATGAGCGCCCCGTCTTCCCCCATTCCGGTGTCCTTCAAGGTCCGCAAGCTTTCGCGCGTGGTCGAAGTCGAGTTCGACGATGGCGTGATGTTTTCGCTGCCCTTCGAATTGATGCGCGTCTATTCGCCCTCGGCTGAAGTGCGTGGCCATGGACCGGGCCAGGAAGTGCTGCAGACCGGCAAGCGCGAGGTGGAGATCCACGGCATCGAACCGGTCGGCAACTATGGCGTGAAGCCACTGTTTTCCGATGGTCACGCCAGCGGCATCTTCACCTGGGATTACCTCTACCAGCTCGGCCGTGACCAGGCCGCGATGTGGGAGGCCTATCTGCAGAAACTGGAGGCCGCAGGTTTCACGCGTGACAGTGGACGCGATCACCAGGTCGAGGCGGGTGCCGGCCATGGCTGCGGTCATTCGCACTGA
- a CDS encoding HIT family protein translates to MSQTPVCELCAGDGGEVLWRHAQLRVVLVDEPDYPGFCRVIWSAHVKEMTDLAPAQRTLLANAVWAVEAAQRAVMQPEKVNLATLGNMTPHVHWHVIPRFTDDRHFPSPVWAEPRRAADEATLAARRALLPQLREAVRQQLDAAGLTA, encoded by the coding sequence ATGAGCCAGACTCCAGTCTGTGAACTGTGTGCCGGCGACGGCGGCGAAGTGCTGTGGCGTCATGCACAATTGCGCGTGGTGCTGGTCGATGAGCCCGATTATCCGGGCTTCTGCCGCGTGATCTGGAGTGCGCACGTGAAGGAAATGACCGACCTCGCCCCGGCCCAGCGCACCCTGCTGGCCAATGCGGTATGGGCGGTGGAAGCTGCGCAGCGCGCAGTGATGCAGCCCGAGAAGGTCAACCTGGCTACGCTGGGCAACATGACCCCGCATGTGCATTGGCATGTCATCCCGCGCTTTACCGACGACCGTCATTTCCCCAGCCCGGTGTGGGCCGAGCCGCGCCGTGCGGCCGATGAAGCCACGCTCGCGGCGCGTCGTGCACTGCTGCCGCAGTTGCGCGAAGCAGTGCGCCAGCAGCTTGATGCGGCGGGTCTGACGGCCTGA
- a CDS encoding DUF3683 domain-containing protein, protein MNAPAQIQALLTDAPHGAALPRLREIPYNYTSFSDREIVIRLLGESSWSLLDELRGKRQTGRSARMLYEVLGDIWVVRRNPYLQDDLLDNPKRRAALIEALNHRINEVDKRRLATDSAEAGDADAQRRSASVEALLKAAKKAIGDFAEEFRQTYDLRRRATKVLGRYTARDNIKFDGLSRVSHVTDATDWRVEYPFVVLTPDTEDEMAGLVKACIELGLTIIPRGGGTGYTGGAVPLTPMSAVINTEKLEQLGAVEMTMLPGVDKPYATIYSGAGVVTKRVSDAAEKAGFVFAVDPTSAEASCIGGNVAMNAGGKKAVLWGTALDNLASWRMVDPQGDWLEVTRLDHNLGKIHDVEVARFKLEWSHPGEKGQKTEVFKTEILEISGKKFRKEGLGKDVTDKFLSGLPGVQKEGCDGLITSARWILHKMPKQTRTVCLEFFGQARDAIPSIVEIKDYLDAETKKGGAILAGLEHLDERYLRAVGYATKSKRGVLPKMVLIGDIVGDDENAVAAAASEVIRMANNRVGEGFVAVSPEARKKFWLDRSRTAAIAKHTNAFKINEDVVIPLNRMGEYTDGIERINIELSIKNKLQLLAELDSFFVKGNLPLGKSDDAEGDDIPAAEMLEDRVHQAESLLEQTHARWSYLLANLDKPLNEAGNEMIALGMEKLGETFIKRVFEQPDAKVFHVVQDRTVRISWKQEVRAQLRQIFSGAAFKPILEECQAIHKRVLRGRVFVALHMHAGDGNVHTNIPVNSDHYDMLQDAHVAVARIMKLARSLNGVISGEHGIGITKLEFLTEDEIGEFREYKKRVDPEGRFNKGKLLNLPGMEADLSNAYTPSFGLMGHESLIMQQSDIGAIASSVKDCLRCGKCKPVCSTHVPRANLLYSPRNKILATSLLVEAFLYEEQTRRGVSIKHWEEFEDVADHCTVCHKCVTPCPVDIDFGDVSMNMRNLLRKMGKKSFNAGTNAAMFFLNATDPATINATRKVMTQWGFKAQRLGNDLMKKFAKKQTQKPPATVGKPPVKEQVIHFINKKMPGNLPKKTARALLDIEDDKIVPIIRNPKTTTADTEAVFYFPGCGSERLFSQVGLATQAMLWNVGVQTVLPPGYLCCGYPQRGTGDFEKGEKIITDNRVLFHRMANTLNYLDIKTVVVSCGTCYDQLQGYEFEKIFPGCRIIDIHEYLLEKGVKLEGVTGTRYMYHDPCHSPMKQQDPLKTVNSLITTVDAQKIEKNDRCCGESGTFGVSRPDVSTQVRFRKEEEMKKGSDKVRADGFAGDVKILTSCPSCFQGLSRYNDDAGTTADYIVVEMARHLLGENWMPEYVERANNGGIERILV, encoded by the coding sequence ATGAACGCCCCCGCACAGATCCAGGCCTTGCTCACAGACGCGCCGCATGGCGCCGCCCTCCCGCGCTTGCGCGAAATTCCGTACAACTACACTTCCTTCTCCGATCGCGAGATCGTGATCCGGTTGTTGGGCGAATCCTCCTGGTCTCTGCTGGACGAACTGCGCGGCAAGCGCCAGACCGGTCGTTCGGCGCGCATGTTGTATGAAGTCTTGGGCGATATCTGGGTGGTGCGCCGCAATCCCTACCTGCAGGATGACCTGCTGGACAACCCCAAGCGCCGCGCCGCCCTGATTGAGGCCTTGAACCATCGCATCAACGAAGTCGACAAGCGCCGCCTGGCCACCGATTCGGCCGAGGCCGGTGACGCCGACGCCCAGCGCCGCAGCGCCAGCGTGGAAGCCTTGCTGAAGGCGGCCAAGAAGGCCATCGGCGACTTTGCCGAAGAATTCCGCCAGACCTACGATCTGCGCCGCCGCGCCACCAAGGTGCTGGGCCGCTACACCGCCCGCGACAACATCAAGTTCGACGGTCTCTCGCGTGTGTCCCACGTGACCGACGCCACCGACTGGCGCGTCGAGTATCCGTTTGTGGTGCTGACCCCGGATACCGAGGACGAAATGGCCGGCCTGGTCAAGGCCTGTATCGAACTGGGTTTGACCATCATCCCGCGCGGCGGCGGCACCGGTTATACCGGCGGCGCCGTTCCCTTGACGCCGATGTCGGCCGTCATCAATACCGAAAAGCTGGAACAGTTGGGCGCGGTCGAAATGACCATGCTGCCTGGTGTAGACAAGCCCTACGCCACTATCTACTCGGGCGCGGGCGTGGTCACCAAGCGCGTCTCGGATGCCGCCGAAAAGGCCGGCTTCGTCTTCGCGGTGGACCCGACCTCGGCTGAAGCCTCCTGCATCGGCGGCAACGTCGCCATGAATGCCGGCGGCAAGAAGGCCGTGCTGTGGGGTACCGCGCTGGACAATCTGGCCAGCTGGCGCATGGTCGATCCGCAAGGCGACTGGCTGGAAGTGACGCGCCTGGATCACAACCTGGGCAAGATCCACGATGTGGAAGTGGCGCGCTTCAAGCTGGAATGGTCGCACCCCGGTGAGAAGGGCCAGAAGACCGAAGTCTTTAAGACCGAGATCCTGGAAATCTCCGGCAAGAAATTCCGCAAGGAAGGCCTGGGCAAGGACGTTACCGACAAATTCCTCTCGGGCCTGCCGGGCGTGCAGAAGGAAGGCTGCGATGGCCTGATCACCTCGGCCCGCTGGATCCTGCACAAGATGCCCAAGCAGACCCGCACGGTCTGCCTGGAATTCTTTGGCCAGGCGCGCGATGCGATTCCCTCGATCGTCGAGATCAAGGACTATCTCGACGCCGAGACCAAGAAGGGCGGCGCCATCCTGGCCGGCCTGGAACACCTGGACGAGCGCTACCTGCGCGCGGTCGGCTATGCCACCAAGTCCAAGCGCGGCGTGCTGCCCAAGATGGTGCTGATCGGCGACATCGTCGGTGACGACGAAAACGCCGTGGCCGCTGCGGCTTCCGAAGTGATCCGCATGGCCAACAACCGCGTGGGCGAAGGCTTCGTGGCCGTGAGCCCGGAAGCGCGCAAGAAGTTCTGGCTGGACCGTTCGCGTACCGCCGCCATCGCCAAGCACACCAACGCCTTCAAGATCAACGAAGACGTGGTGATCCCGCTGAACCGCATGGGCGAATACACCGACGGCATCGAGCGCATCAACATCGAACTGTCGATCAAGAACAAGCTGCAACTGCTGGCCGAACTGGACAGCTTCTTCGTCAAGGGCAACCTGCCGCTGGGCAAGAGCGATGACGCCGAAGGCGACGACATTCCCGCTGCCGAAATGCTGGAAGACCGCGTGCACCAGGCCGAAAGCCTGCTGGAGCAGACCCATGCGCGCTGGTCCTATCTGCTGGCCAATCTCGACAAGCCGCTCAATGAAGCGGGTAACGAGATGATCGCACTGGGGATGGAAAAGCTGGGCGAGACCTTCATCAAGCGGGTCTTTGAGCAGCCTGATGCCAAGGTTTTCCACGTGGTGCAGGACCGCACCGTGCGCATTTCCTGGAAGCAGGAAGTGCGGGCGCAACTGCGCCAGATCTTCTCGGGCGCGGCCTTCAAGCCCATCCTGGAAGAATGCCAGGCCATTCACAAGCGCGTGCTGCGCGGCCGCGTCTTCGTGGCGCTGCACATGCACGCGGGTGACGGCAACGTGCACACCAACATCCCGGTCAATTCCGATCACTACGACATGCTGCAGGATGCCCACGTCGCCGTGGCCCGCATCATGAAGCTGGCCCGTTCGCTCAATGGCGTGATCTCGGGCGAGCACGGTATCGGCATCACCAAGCTGGAATTCCTGACCGAAGACGAGATCGGCGAATTCCGCGAATACAAGAAGCGCGTGGACCCGGAAGGCCGCTTCAACAAGGGCAAGCTGTTGAACCTGCCCGGCATGGAAGCGGATTTGTCCAATGCCTACACGCCGTCGTTCGGTTTGATGGGCCATGAGTCGCTGATCATGCAGCAGAGCGACATCGGTGCCATTGCCAGCAGCGTCAAGGATTGCCTGCGCTGCGGCAAGTGCAAGCCGGTCTGCTCGACCCACGTGCCGCGTGCCAATCTGCTGTACTCGCCGCGCAACAAGATCCTGGCGACCTCGCTGCTGGTGGAAGCCTTCCTCTATGAAGAGCAGACCCGTCGCGGCGTCTCCATCAAGCATTGGGAAGAGTTCGAGGATGTGGCCGACCACTGCACGGTGTGCCACAAGTGCGTCACGCCTTGCCCGGTCGATATCGACTTCGGCGATGTCTCGATGAACATGCGCAACCTGCTGCGCAAGATGGGCAAGAAGTCCTTCAACGCCGGCACCAATGCCGCCATGTTCTTCTTGAACGCCACCGACCCGGCCACCATCAACGCCACCCGCAAGGTGATGACGCAGTGGGGCTTCAAGGCGCAGCGCCTGGGCAACGACCTGATGAAGAAGTTTGCGAAAAAGCAGACCCAGAAACCGCCCGCCACCGTCGGCAAGCCGCCGGTGAAGGAGCAGGTGATCCACTTCATCAACAAGAAGATGCCGGGCAACCTGCCCAAGAAGACCGCGCGTGCCTTGCTGGATATCGAGGATGACAAGATCGTCCCCATCATCCGCAATCCCAAGACCACCACGGCCGATACGGAAGCGGTGTTCTACTTCCCTGGCTGCGGTTCGGAGCGCCTGTTCTCGCAAGTCGGCCTGGCCACGCAAGCCATGCTGTGGAACGTGGGCGTGCAGACCGTGTTGCCGCCGGGCTACCTGTGCTGCGGCTATCCGCAACGCGGCACTGGCGACTTCGAAAAGGGTGAGAAGATCATCACCGACAACCGCGTGCTGTTCCATCGCATGGCCAATACGCTGAACTACCTCGACATCAAGACCGTGGTGGTGTCCTGCGGTACCTGCTACGACCAGTTGCAGGGCTATGAATTCGAGAAGATCTTCCCTGGCTGCCGCATCATCGACATCCACGAATACCTGCTGGAAAAGGGCGTCAAGCTGGAAGGCGTGACCGGTACCCGCTACATGTACCACGATCCCTGCCACAGCCCGATGAAGCAGCAGGATCCGCTGAAGACCGTCAACTCGCTCATCACCACGGTGGATGCACAGAAGATCGAGAAGAACGATCGCTGCTGCGGCGAGTCGGGCACCTTCGGCGTGTCGCGTCCGGATGTCTCGACCCAGGTCCGCTTCCGCAAGGAAGAGGAAATGAAGAAGGGCAGCGACAAGGTGCGCGCCGATGGCTTTGCCGGTGACGTCAAGATCCTGACGTCCTGCCCATCCTGCTTCCAGGGCCTGTCGCGCTACAACGATGACGCCGGCACCACGGCGGACTACATCGTGGTCGAGATGGCGCGTCATCTGCTGGGCGAAAACTGGATGCCGGAATATGTCGAGCGCGCCAACAATGGCGGCATCGAACGCATCCTGGTGTAA
- a CDS encoding YqaA family protein, which produces MIESAVLWLLNILAIPTVGLTSVFLISFVSATLLPLGSEPAVFAVIKASPEMFWPVILVATVGNTLGGIVDYWMGYGAKQAFAKERSTRWFHWLERFGAKTMLLAWLPGIGDPICTLAGWLRLPFWPSVVYMAIGKFIRYVLMTWLLLNVPDGFWHKLGDWLA; this is translated from the coding sequence ATGATCGAATCCGCCGTCCTCTGGCTGCTCAATATCCTCGCCATTCCTACCGTGGGCCTGACCTCGGTGTTCCTGATCAGTTTCGTGTCGGCCACCTTGCTGCCGCTGGGCTCGGAACCGGCCGTCTTTGCGGTCATCAAGGCGAGCCCCGAGATGTTCTGGCCGGTGATTCTGGTGGCTACCGTAGGTAACACCCTGGGCGGTATTGTCGACTATTGGATGGGTTATGGCGCCAAGCAAGCCTTTGCCAAGGAGCGTTCCACGCGCTGGTTCCACTGGCTGGAGCGCTTCGGCGCCAAGACCATGCTGCTGGCCTGGCTGCCCGGTATCGGCGACCCCATCTGCACCCTGGCCGGCTGGCTGCGCCTGCCGTTCTGGCCGTCGGTGGTGTATATGGCCATCGGCAAGTTCATTCGCTATGTGTTGATGACCTGGCTGCTGTTGAACGTGCCGGATGGCTTCTGGCACAAGCTGGGCGACTGGCTGGCGTAA